The segment TAGACtgagatcttggtttctaactaCCCTTCGGCACTAAAGGGAACCAGGGATCTTTggaaaatggctgattctaggccCAGGTCGGGGAACACATACGGTAAGCACAGACTAGAAAGTAGGGAAGTGCTAAAGAGTGACAGAGACATGTCAAAAGTCAGGTTGAATGGActtccactggccaaatctgggacactCTAGGCATCAATAAAACAATTCTAGAGTAGATTGTAACTATTAATTGAAATAGGTGCATACCTGCATGGGTGCATACTTACATAACTTATGATTCcataaaaaactgaataaaatggaaagtttGATGAGTAATGAGATATTTACATAGCTTCACAGCACTTCCCCTCAAAATAAGTATTAATCACAAAGAGGAAAAGAGTAACTTCGCAGTGGAGAAGGCTGGCAGAGAAGCTTAACCGAGTGAATTAAGTTAAGATCAGTAACAGCCCACATCAAAATCCCGCCACCTGGGAGGATGCAACGTGCACACAGCATCACTCCTGCCACAGTCCCGCTAAAGGAGGATGGCCTAAGATGCTAAAGAAGCATCGCTTCCGATCACGAGGAAATATGAGACAAACGCCAACTGACAAACGGACGTTCTACACGTTTGCTCTGTcatcttcaaaagtgtcaagatcACGAAAAGTCTGGAGAGACTGAGGAATCGTTCCAGTTTGAAGAAGGGTAAGGAGATGTGACGAGAAAGTGTAACACATTATTCTGAACAGGAGCCTTTTACTTTAGACAAATGGTGATAAAATGGGGTTTGCAAATCAGATGGTAGTAAattatcaatgttaatttcctgattttaatggttgtattggagcatttagtctttATCTTACTCTCAAAAGATTAGATTAAAAATAGATTCTTTGCGCTGTACTTGCAACTTTTCTCCTCTAGATTTTAGattactttccttttttaaaagcattaaacAATCAGACCATGCccttagtattttaaaattctaagccGAACGCACGTGAGAGTCCATTTTAGCGCTATGATGCACACTGTCTCCGCTGTCAAGGAGCTAATGGAAGAACTGTGTGCACACAATTAATTTGGgcgaaaaaaaaggaagaagaaaagtctcTTTGACTTCTCCGCAGAGGCAGTTCTCGAACCACGCTGCCGAGTCCCAagcgcccgccccgcccggccggcTCCAGCTCTGCAGCCGGGAGACCGAGGCCTGCACCCCGGCGCCGCCCGGACGCCCGCCAGGCCCGGGGACCCGCCCGCGGCGGCGCCTCTGGCCGTGGGAAGCGGAGCCGCGCTGTGCCTCTCGCAGGCAGGAGACGGATTTCCTGAGTCCAAGGCGTGGTGTGCTGGGCGAAATTTCcatttaagaaacaaataaaaattttaggagaaaaaaacgGAGCATCTACCAGGAGTGGGGTTCGAACCCACGCGGACATATGTCCATTGGATCTTAAGTCCAAcgccttaaccactcggccatccTGGTGCAGGCGCACGGTGTGTCTCTCGCTCTTCCTACAAGCCGAATTCCACCGTCCGCCTCGCAGCCTCCTTCGGGAATGCCGAGGAGCCCTCGCCGCCGCGCCCCCCGGTCTCCCGGCCCGAGCGCGGCGGCCCCCAGGCCCGAGCCCCGCTTCCCGCCGCCGGAGCTCGCGGCGGCCCGGCCCCCCGCGGCAGCGAGGGCAACTGCAGCCGAGCCCGGCACGCCGCCGGCGGCCCGCGTCGGGCCCTGCCTGTTCTGCTTTCGGTTTCGAGGTGCGCGGGCGCGGGAAACAAACACACGAGTAAACTTCTGGGTTCCTAGGAGCACGTTTTGGAGGCGCCGGGAACGGGTGGTGCCGGGACGGAGCCGAGGGGCGGGGGGCGTTTGGCTGGTTTGTACTAAATAGAATAAACCTCAGGGAATGAGTTGCATGGGCAGCGGCAGAGTTCTGGGACCCCTGTACCTGGAAGCTGCTTTTCCTCTTAAGTCGCACGGGAAGGAAGCTTTGTAGACATTTGCGTCTATACTGCGCCAGGCCACGTGCCAGGAGGGGGGCACCATTCGCCCTCCCTGCTGGCTGCAGGCAGCACCCGCGTTGCGCCGCCTCTGCTGCGGGGAGAGGGGGGTCCCTCTTTGTTCCCACGACCCACCCGTGCACTTACATGTTGGTCTTCTCCTAACTGTTCTGCAatgctcttcttcctttctgtgcATAAGAGATTCAGTTCGCTCTGTCAACTCCTTTTCCAGGACCTCCACTCCATTCCCCACCACCCAGGACCACAGAGCCAAGGTTTCTGTGTTCTGGAGCATCATGGAACCCGGGGACTGAGCCACCATCTGGCAGCCACGCCCTTGTTGATAAAGTGCGGCCGCTGTCTTTCACCAAGAACTTCCATCATACTGGAGACTGCACTTGTTCAACTCACTGTGCGGGACCTCACCAACTGGCTCCTCACCCCGGGGTCACACGGTAGGAAACCCATTGCCCTGCTACCTCCTGGAGCTCCATGGATCTGGGAACATTGCCATGACCGGTGGAGGCTGCTCCTCAGCCTGCTGCCCTGGTTTTCAGAGTTGCGACCAAGAGCATTATTGCTCCTGAGAGCTTCTCTGGATAATAACCAACGAATTGCCCCCTACCCACTTTGTCACCTAACGTTGTGAGGCATCAGTGGCCTGCGTCTGTGTCCCGGCCTCAGCTGTGTCCTTCCTACTGAGCGTGAGGCCAGCTTCTCCGGAGAACACACACAAGATCATTGAGCCCGTTCCTAAGGCCTCGCCGTGCTCTGCCAAGAGAAGAAGAGGAACTTGCCCTCTGCCGGGGTCTAGAGATCCATGTGGTGATGACACAGAAGACCACCCACCACTCACGATCTCCATCTTATTACACCAAATTGTTAGAGGCCTCAGATTTCATCAAACTGGGCTTTCGAGGTccttaaaatggtaataataaaagaatgtatTGAGTACACACTATGTGACAGTCATTGCTCTAACCTCTTTACGTGTGTTATCGAATTTAACTTTTTTAACAACCTTGTAAAGCAAGTGCTCGTATCTCCATTTTGAAGTTTAGAAGCCCTGTTCAAACTCGCTCCAAAACATGAAGAGGCCTCCTCAGTGTGCTGCCCACACCTTGAGGGCATTGCAGAACTTTTCCACCAATGCAGCCATCAGATTCTTCATGATCTTCTGGAAATGGCCATATACTATTTGAAGCATATTTGTATTGAACCCCAGACTTAGCCTCCAGCAAGGCCCTAGTATAAGACAGTTCTGAACAACACAGCCACATCACAGGGCGCCCCCTGGTAGTGCCTCTTCTGAAGCCCCAAGATTGTATCAAATGTCTCTGACCATTGCTTGAGGATGGGCCCGGAACACAAGTTAGTCTAATCAGAGTTACAGGTAACTCTGAGCTGTTGGAGAAGAGAAGATGTCAGTGGGCCgtgtggcagattgtatttttccaaagaggaccaCAAT is part of the Equus caballus isolate H_3958 breed thoroughbred chromosome 31, TB-T2T, whole genome shotgun sequence genome and harbors:
- the LOC138921626 gene encoding uncharacterized protein; the protein is MPRSPRRRAPRSPGPSAAAPRPEPRFPPPELAAARPPAAARATAAEPGTPPAARVGPCLFCFRFRGPPLHSPPPRTTEPRFLCSGASWNPGTEPPSGSHALVDKVRPLSFTKNFHHTGDCTCSTHCAGPHQLAPHPGVTR